AAGCGCTTGGTTTTTACTAAAAAATGAAAAGATGAAAGATTTTGCAAAACGATCTATTTTGGTGGCTGCCAGTTTTGGTCTGATTACTTCAACTTATAACATTTTAACAGGTGACAACTCAGCCTATACGGTTGCTCAAAACCAACCGGTCAAGCTTGCTGCCATGGAAGGGCTTTATCAAGGAAAAAAAGGTGCTGAGATTGTCGCTTTCGGTATTTTGAATCCCGATAAAAAACTGGGGGACAATCAAGAGGATTTCTTATTTCAAATCTCCATTCCAAAAGCACTTTCAATTCTTGGATACCACAAACTGGATGCCTATGTCGCAGGTATGAATGATCTTGTGTATGGAAACAAAGAGCACGGAATCGAATCGGCTGCAAGCAAGATAGAAAAGGGAAAAAAAGCGGTCGCTGCTTTGAAATCTTTTGAAGAGGCGAAAAAGCAAGGTGATATCCAAAAAGCTAGTAGTGCATTGGCTCAATTTAGACAATATGAAAAGTATATGGGGTATGGCTTTTTGGATATGCCTGAGGAAATTGTACCACCGGTGCAGCTTACATTTTACAGTTTTCACACAATGGTCGGGCTTGGCATCTGGTTTTTTGTTCTTATGATCGTAATGCTCTATAAAGCGATGACAGGTACTTTAACAAAAACCAGAACATGGCTCAAGCTGGCTTTTTACTCCTTGCCTCTTGGATTTTTGGCGAATGAGCTTGGATGGATAGTGGCAGAAGTCGGAAGGCAGCCTTGGGCCGTACAGGATCTCTTACCAGTGAAGATGGCAACAACCCATATCTCTACTGCTTCGGTGATGATAACATTTTGGCTTTTTGCAATTTTGTTTACATTTCTACTTATTGCAGAAGTGAAAATTATGGCTACGCAGATCAGACTCAAAGGGGGCGAAAATGTTTGAGAATATGAGTACCTACACCTTGCAAGAGTACTGGTGGTTTATCGTTTCGCTCCTTGGAGGTCTTTTTCTCTTTCTCACTTTTGTTCAAGGTGGCCAGACAAAGCTTGGTCTTGCTGGCAATGAGGAACAAAAAGATCTAATCGTCAATGCTTTGGGGCGGAAGTGGGAGCTAACCTTTACAACATTGGTTCTTTTTGGTGGAGCCTTGTTTGCTGCATTTCCACTCTTTTATGCAGTGAGTTTTGGTGGCGCCTATGGGCTTTGGATGGCGATTTTGTTCAGTTTTATCATTCAGGCGGTAGCATACGAGTATAGAAAAAAGCCAAACAACTTTTTCGGACAAAAAGTGTACGAGCTCTTTTTATTTCTCAATGGAACAGTCGGTATATTCTTAATTGGTGTGGCATTGGCATCTTTGTTTACAGGAGCCGCTTTCAAACTGGATGATATGAAACATATGACATGGCTAGGAAGCATGAGAGGATTGGAGGCTTTGGGAAATCCTTTTAATATCCTCTTTGGACTTATGATGGTTTTCCTTGCCCGTCTCAATGCCAATCTCTATTTCATGTTTATTTTGGATGATCCTGAACTTGTAGAAAAAGCAAAAAAGGCAATAAAAACAGATTTTGCGATATTTTTGGTTCTGTTTTTAGCGGTAGCCGGATGGATTTTGAGTATGAGTGGTGTGGGATACGAACAAAACAAATTTTTTGTAGTAGCACATAAATATCTCAATAACTTTCTTGAGATGCCATTTGTATTGGGCGCTTTTGTGGTTGGTGTCGGATTGCTCCTGGGAGCAGTCGTGATGGCTTTAAAAGGAGTCAAAAAAGCATTTTGGTTCAGCTCAACTGCCATTACATTAGTAGGACTTTCACTTCTCCTTGTTTTAGGATACAACCATACAGCCTACTATCCAAGTATTGCCGATATTGGCAGTTCACTTACCATTGAAAATAGTTCGGGTAGTAGAGTGACCCTCATTACGATGAGTTATGTCTCTTTGATGGTGCCATTTGTTGTGGGATATATTGCCTATGTATGGAGACTTATGGATAGTAAGCCGTTAAGCGAAGATGAAGTAGAAAATGATGTTATGAGTTATTAAGGAGAAAAGATGGGTGAAGCTCTATTTTGGTATGCAAGCTGGCCTCTTGTGATTTGGCTGGCATATAAATTTGTGCGACTTAATATCGATCATGCTCCAAAAGAGTAAATAAAAGAGTATCAAAAACATTGTGTATTATCACAACTATCCATTGATATTTTAAATAATTTTTAAAATAATCGGTGTAAAATGTAATATGTTTTTGTGAAAGGAAAGAATGGAAAACTTTTTGCAAGAAAATAAAAAGTATTTTCAATGGATTAAAATGGAACATGAAAATTTTTTAAATGAATTATTATCAACATTAGTAAAAGATACCGTCTCAATAGAAGAAGCAGAAGCTTTAGGTGCCCAAGTTTTTGAAAGAAGGATTAGTTTTTCTAAACTTGCAATTCTTTTGGATCTTTTCTCTCAAAAATTGAGTGATTCCGAATATGAAAGGTATCTTGTTATCCGGGATATGGTAGCTAAAGGTTATCTGAAAAAAAGACTTCCACAAGAGATAGAAAGTATAAAACTTGGAATCAATAATAATCCAAACCTCGTCTCTAAGGGGGATTTGGCAATTGTTACTGAATTACTTAATTGGTTGGAACATTTGATTGATAGTTTTGTCCATGAAACTGAGCCTCCAAAAATCAACGGTAGAATTTCTAAATTTATTAAATTTGTGAATGAGAGAAGTGGAATATTTTTTGATAATGAAGTTGTCAAGAAAGACTTTTTAAAAACGAATACAGAATTATACGAATGTGCTCAAGAAGTTGTCAATTTTTACGAACAAAAACGCTATTTTTATTTTAATCTTACTTATATTGAGCTAATAGCCCTTTTTCTAAAAATGACAACGCTTTTAAGTGGTATGTTTTTAGAAGAAGAACTTCTTTCTATTTATGTTGATCCAATTACTAAATTGCCTAACAGATTTCAATTATTAAAGGATCTTCAAAAGTTTTCTGATCTTTATCTCCTAATTTTGAATGTACATTCTTTTTCAAGACTCAATGTTCTATATGGTTATGATTTTGGTGATGGAATTTTGAAAAATATTGCTAATAAACTATTACAAACATGTGCTGTAAAATGTTACCGTATATATGGAGATGAATTTGCTATTTTATTTGATAAAGAAGAGGATATTTATCAGTTTTTTCAAAAAATCAATGGATCAATAGAAATAAAAACAAAAGATGAACCATTTACGATTTATTTTTATGGAGCATTTGATGAATTTGTTCCTCAATCGCTAGAATCATGTGAATTTGCTTTATTTAGAAGTGAAAAAAGGGAACTTTTAGATTCACGAACAGTAAAAGAGATGATTCATGAAGTTAAAAATGAACTTACTCTGACGCAAAAACTCAAAGAAATCATGGTAAAAGATAATATTATTTCTTATTACCAACCAATTTACAGTACTGATGAAAATGAAAAAAAAGTTTTGAAATATGAAGTGTTGATGAGATTGGAATTCGACGGTAAAATATTAGCTCCTGGTGAATTTCTTTCAGTGTTGATTGAAGCTCCATTCTATACCGAATTTACAAAGTCACTACTTATAAAAAGTTTTCAAACGTTTGCAAACAATAATTTTACTTTTAGTATAAATTTTACACTGAAAGATATTAAAGATAAAAATATTAAAATTTTACTTGATACATTATGTAAACAACAGCCAGAAGTTGCGAAACGATTAACAATAGAAATTGTTGAAAGTGAAGCTTTAAAAGAGTTTGAATTATTAAATGAATTTATACAGTTCTTTAAGCAATATAATGTCTCTTTCGCACTTGATGATTTTGGTAGCGGGTATTCTAATTTTGCTCAGTTTGCAAAACTTGATATTGACTATATAAAGATAGATGGTTCAATAATACAAAATATTTTGATTGACACAAAAATGCAAAAACTTTTAGACTCAATAATCGCTTTTGCAGATAATTTACAGCTTAAGACAATAGCTGAATTTGTAGATAA
The Nitratiruptor sp. SB155-2 genome window above contains:
- a CDS encoding cytochrome d ubiquinol oxidase subunit II gives rise to the protein MFENMSTYTLQEYWWFIVSLLGGLFLFLTFVQGGQTKLGLAGNEEQKDLIVNALGRKWELTFTTLVLFGGALFAAFPLFYAVSFGGAYGLWMAILFSFIIQAVAYEYRKKPNNFFGQKVYELFLFLNGTVGIFLIGVALASLFTGAAFKLDDMKHMTWLGSMRGLEALGNPFNILFGLMMVFLARLNANLYFMFILDDPELVEKAKKAIKTDFAIFLVLFLAVAGWILSMSGVGYEQNKFFVVAHKYLNNFLEMPFVLGAFVVGVGLLLGAVVMALKGVKKAFWFSSTAITLVGLSLLLVLGYNHTAYYPSIADIGSSLTIENSSGSRVTLITMSYVSLMVPFVVGYIAYVWRLMDSKPLSEDEVENDVMSY
- a CDS encoding cytochrome ubiquinol oxidase subunit I, producing the protein MIDPTLVDWSRAQFALTAIYHFLFVPLTLGLSFIVAIMETLYVTTGDTKWKEATLFWMKLFGINFAIGLATGIIMEFEFGTNWANYSWFVGDIFGAPLAIEGIMAFFLESTFFAVMFFGWNRVSKKFHLLSTWLVAIGSNLSALWILVANGWMQHPVGMQFNPETARSEMVNFWEVIFNPNAYNKFLHTISAGYITSAIFVVAISAWFLLKNEKMKDFAKRSILVAASFGLITSTYNILTGDNSAYTVAQNQPVKLAAMEGLYQGKKGAEIVAFGILNPDKKLGDNQEDFLFQISIPKALSILGYHKLDAYVAGMNDLVYGNKEHGIESAASKIEKGKKAVAALKSFEEAKKQGDIQKASSALAQFRQYEKYMGYGFLDMPEEIVPPVQLTFYSFHTMVGLGIWFFVLMIVMLYKAMTGTLTKTRTWLKLAFYSLPLGFLANELGWIVAEVGRQPWAVQDLLPVKMATTHISTASVMITFWLFAILFTFLLIAEVKIMATQIRLKGGENV
- a CDS encoding EAL domain-containing protein, whose product is MENFLQENKKYFQWIKMEHENFLNELLSTLVKDTVSIEEAEALGAQVFERRISFSKLAILLDLFSQKLSDSEYERYLVIRDMVAKGYLKKRLPQEIESIKLGINNNPNLVSKGDLAIVTELLNWLEHLIDSFVHETEPPKINGRISKFIKFVNERSGIFFDNEVVKKDFLKTNTELYECAQEVVNFYEQKRYFYFNLTYIELIALFLKMTTLLSGMFLEEELLSIYVDPITKLPNRFQLLKDLQKFSDLYLLILNVHSFSRLNVLYGYDFGDGILKNIANKLLQTCAVKCYRIYGDEFAILFDKEEDIYQFFQKINGSIEIKTKDEPFTIYFYGAFDEFVPQSLESCEFALFRSEKRELLDSRTVKEMIHEVKNELTLTQKLKEIMVKDNIISYYQPIYSTDENEKKVLKYEVLMRLEFDGKILAPGEFLSVLIEAPFYTEFTKSLLIKSFQTFANNNFTFSINFTLKDIKDKNIKILLDTLCKQQPEVAKRLTIEIVESEALKEFELLNEFIQFFKQYNVSFALDDFGSGYSNFAQFAKLDIDYIKIDGSIIQNILIDTKMQKLLDSIIAFADNLQLKTIAEFVDKKELFEILSDRVDMIQGYYIGKPEPLLIQAQL